In Pongo pygmaeus isolate AG05252 chromosome 13, NHGRI_mPonPyg2-v2.0_pri, whole genome shotgun sequence, one genomic interval encodes:
- the IFNA2 gene encoding interferon alpha-2, whose product MALTFALLVTLLVLSCKSSCSLGCDLPQTHSLGNRRTLMLLAQMRRLSLFSCLKDRHDFGFPQEEFGNQFQKAQTIPVLHELIQQIFNLFSTKDSSAAWDETLLDKFYTELYQQLNDLEDCVMQEVGVTETPLMKEDSILAVKKYFQRITLYLKEKKYSPCAWEVVREEIMRSFSLSTNLQESLRSKE is encoded by the coding sequence ATGGCCTTGACCTTTGCTTTACTGGTGACCCTCCTGGTGCTCAGCTGCAAGTCAAGCTGCTCTCTGGGCTGTGATCTGCCTCAAACccacagcctgggtaacaggaggACCTTGATGCTCCTGGCACAAATGAGGagactctctcttttctcctgctTGAAGGACAGACATGACTTTGGATTTCCCCAGGAGGAGTTTGGCAACCAGTTCCAAAAGGCTCAAACCATCCCTGTCCTCCACGAGCTGATCCAGCAGATCTTCAATCTCTTCAGCACAAAGGACTCATCTGCTGCTTGGGATGAGACCCTCCTAGACAAATTCTACACTGAACTCTACCAGCAGCTGAATGACCTGGAAGACTGTGTGATGCAGGAGGTGGGGGTGACAGAGACTCCCCTGATGAAGGAGGACTCCATTCTGGCTGTGAAGAAATACTTCCAAAGAATCACTCTCTatctgaaagagaagaaatacagcccttgtgcctgggaggttgtCAGAGAAGAAATCATGAGATCTTTTTCTTTGTCAACAAACTTGCAAGAAAGTTTAAGAAGTAAGGAATGA